One Aegilops tauschii subsp. strangulata cultivar AL8/78 chromosome 7, Aet v6.0, whole genome shotgun sequence genomic window carries:
- the LOC109736994 gene encoding uncharacterized protein isoform X2 — protein MEKDCFQIAFVIFVMGYLIAPCTKYDSMTIDFWGALANPELIAQFNWCEYGIQKLLAAVSKVQSDYQSKAATVHLFACHFFFQLRPADQVCYTRPDVRSQGFIDADVTSASGRYPNVEVSVRMKQRTPELVVPATTTRADSLGDARSAYHSLGPRDFANHLRRSCHGDPVLEELSLMLKQQNAKCTLSMSLLRSRMQADMLSFADRIVSLVRDRCRCCEKRGRSKCISLNWSDKSSEDAQGIEQKALWTVARRLEMSDEEDLKMGSPEHLDAAPVYDNPVVDNQVMEERNPTLDIIGLYAQVIVDTVRSLYDTAEEEPNVVYFGNMEATLPKRKYAMSASFARSPWLSGCLPQPPPISLVNKFSTWISRDNDSDLDSLWFEHKFPRMLRVNAVCVKQQFFGAHPLDHEVAVLALRRFNQLDVEAQAVSKYLLWREVLEPDFSTHALAGEKVAHIKAVQLQIAHAHHDITACQTFYTPVILDHGWAAYMWDMIRKEIHILDPLCAQPVGAEKRHATHQEAVSQIHEALFSCLNEFFARWHCTSDRWKRKSPKITREVFTRDESGMCMLHAIRHYDGEKMTWPLTKRNLDTFRQTTVFEEKLS, from the exons ATGGAGAAGGATTGCTTTCAGATTGCATTTGTAATTTTTGTGATGGGTTACCTGATAGCACCGTGCACGAAGTATGACTCAATGACAATTGATTTCTGGGGTGCTCTAGCTAACCCGGAGTTGATTGCACAATTCAATTGGTGTGAGTATGGTATCCAGAAGCTTCTGGCAGCTGTATCGAAGGTGCAGAGTGATTATCAAAGCAAAGCAGCCACGGTCCATCTGTTTGCCTGCCACTTCTTCTTCCAG TTGCGCCCGGCGGACCAAGTTTGCTATACGCGGCCGGATGTGAGGAGCCAAGGCTTCATTGATGCCGATGTAACGTCAGCCTCAGGGAGATACCCAAATGTTGAGGTGTCTGTCAGGATGAAACAGCGGACTCCGGAATTGGTTGTACCTGCAACAACGACACGAGCAGACTCACTAGGTGATGCGAGGTCGGCGTATCATTCTCTTGGTCCGAGGGATTTTGCAAATCATCTTCGACGGTCTTGCCACGGTGATCCG GTTCTCGAGGAGCTGAGCCTGATGCTGAAACAACAGAATGCAAAGTGCACGCTGAGCATGTCGCTGCTGCGGAGTAGGATGCAGGCCGACATGCTTAGTTTTGCTGATAGAATTGTATCACTTGTTCGGGATCGATGCAGATGTTGTGAGAAGCGCGGCAGGTCAAAGTGTATTTCTTTGAATTGGTCTGACAAGTCATCCGAAG ATGCGCAGGGTATAGAGCAGAAGGCGTTATGGACGGTTGCTCGTCGTCTCGAGATGTCTGATGAGGAAG ATCTGAAGATGGGCTCACCAGAGCACCTAGACGCGGCACCTGTGTATGATAATCCAGTGGTTGACAACCAAGTCATGGAAGAAAGGAACCCAACACTAGATATAATTGGACTTTATGCGCAGGTAATTGTTGATACGGTTCGTAGTCTGTATGACACTGCTGAAGAAGAGCCGAATGTAGTCTACTTTGGGAATATGGAAGCCACGTTGCCCAAAAGGAAGTATGCGATGTCTGCAAGTTTTGCACGCAGCCCATGGCTAAGTGGGTGTCTACCACAGCCTCCGCCAATCTCTTTGGTGAACAAGTTTAGCACGTGGATTTCCAGGGACAATGATTCTGACCTCGACAG TCTCTGGTTTGAGCACAAATTCCCGCGGATGCTACGTGTAAATGCCGTATGTGTGAAGCAGCAATTTTTCGGGGCTCATCCACTTGACCACGAGGTAGCTGTGCTTGCACTAAGGAGGTTTAATCAGCTTGATGTCGAAGCCCAAGCTGTGTCCAAGTATCTTTTGTGGAGGGAAGTTCTTGAACCGGATTTCTCG ACACATGCTCTTGCCGGGGAAAAGGTTGCACATATCAAGGCGGTGCAGTTGCAAATTGCACATGCGCACCATGACATAACTGCATGCCAGACG TTCTATACCCCAGTCATTCTTGATCATGGATGGGCAGCATATATGTGGGACATGATCAGGAAGGAGATTCACATTCTTGATCCGTTGTGTGCTCAGCCTGTGGGAGCAGAAAAGCGGCATGCGACGCACCAGGAGGCTGTGTCTCAGATACATGAAGCATTGTTCAGTTGTCTCAATGAGTTCTTTGCAAGATGGCATTGTACATCAGATAGATGGAAGCGCAAGTCCCCAAAGATAACACGTGAGGTTTTCACAAG GGATGAGTCTGGAATGTGCATGTTGCATGCAATTAGGCACTATGATGGGGAAAAGATGACGTGGCCACTGACGAAG AGGAATTTGGATACTTTCCGACAAACAACTGTTTTCGAG GAAAAATTATCTTGA
- the LOC109736994 gene encoding uncharacterized protein isoform X3 — protein sequence MEKDCFQIAFVIFVMGYLIAPCTKYDSMTIDFWGALANPELIAQFNWCEYGIQKLLAAVSKVQSDYQSKAATVHLFACHFFFQLRPADQVCYTRPDVRSQGFIDADVTSASGRYPNVEVSVRMKQRTPELVVPATTTRADSLGDARSAYHSLGPRDFANHLRRSCHGDPVLEELSLMLKQQNAKCTLSMSLLRSRMQADMLSFADRIVSLVRDRCRCCEKRGRSKCISLNWSDKSSEDAQGIEQKALWTVARRLEMSDEEDLKMGSPEHLDAAPVYDNPVVDNQVMEERNPTLDIIGLYAQVIVDTVRSLYDTAEEEPNVVYFGNMEATLPKRKYAMSASFARSPWLSGCLPQPPPISLVNKFSTWISRDNDSDLDSLWFEHKFPRMLRVNAVCVKQQFFGAHPLDHEVAVLALRRFNQLDVEAQAVSKYLLWREVLEPDFSTHALAGEKVAHIKAVQLQIAHAHHDITACQTFYTPVILDHGWAAYMWDMIRKEIHILDPLCAQPVGAEKRHATHQEAVSQIHEALFSCLNEFFARWHCTSDRWKRKSPKITREVFTRDESGMCMLHAIRHYDGEKMTWPLTKEKLS from the exons ATGGAGAAGGATTGCTTTCAGATTGCATTTGTAATTTTTGTGATGGGTTACCTGATAGCACCGTGCACGAAGTATGACTCAATGACAATTGATTTCTGGGGTGCTCTAGCTAACCCGGAGTTGATTGCACAATTCAATTGGTGTGAGTATGGTATCCAGAAGCTTCTGGCAGCTGTATCGAAGGTGCAGAGTGATTATCAAAGCAAAGCAGCCACGGTCCATCTGTTTGCCTGCCACTTCTTCTTCCAG TTGCGCCCGGCGGACCAAGTTTGCTATACGCGGCCGGATGTGAGGAGCCAAGGCTTCATTGATGCCGATGTAACGTCAGCCTCAGGGAGATACCCAAATGTTGAGGTGTCTGTCAGGATGAAACAGCGGACTCCGGAATTGGTTGTACCTGCAACAACGACACGAGCAGACTCACTAGGTGATGCGAGGTCGGCGTATCATTCTCTTGGTCCGAGGGATTTTGCAAATCATCTTCGACGGTCTTGCCACGGTGATCCG GTTCTCGAGGAGCTGAGCCTGATGCTGAAACAACAGAATGCAAAGTGCACGCTGAGCATGTCGCTGCTGCGGAGTAGGATGCAGGCCGACATGCTTAGTTTTGCTGATAGAATTGTATCACTTGTTCGGGATCGATGCAGATGTTGTGAGAAGCGCGGCAGGTCAAAGTGTATTTCTTTGAATTGGTCTGACAAGTCATCCGAAG ATGCGCAGGGTATAGAGCAGAAGGCGTTATGGACGGTTGCTCGTCGTCTCGAGATGTCTGATGAGGAAG ATCTGAAGATGGGCTCACCAGAGCACCTAGACGCGGCACCTGTGTATGATAATCCAGTGGTTGACAACCAAGTCATGGAAGAAAGGAACCCAACACTAGATATAATTGGACTTTATGCGCAGGTAATTGTTGATACGGTTCGTAGTCTGTATGACACTGCTGAAGAAGAGCCGAATGTAGTCTACTTTGGGAATATGGAAGCCACGTTGCCCAAAAGGAAGTATGCGATGTCTGCAAGTTTTGCACGCAGCCCATGGCTAAGTGGGTGTCTACCACAGCCTCCGCCAATCTCTTTGGTGAACAAGTTTAGCACGTGGATTTCCAGGGACAATGATTCTGACCTCGACAG TCTCTGGTTTGAGCACAAATTCCCGCGGATGCTACGTGTAAATGCCGTATGTGTGAAGCAGCAATTTTTCGGGGCTCATCCACTTGACCACGAGGTAGCTGTGCTTGCACTAAGGAGGTTTAATCAGCTTGATGTCGAAGCCCAAGCTGTGTCCAAGTATCTTTTGTGGAGGGAAGTTCTTGAACCGGATTTCTCG ACACATGCTCTTGCCGGGGAAAAGGTTGCACATATCAAGGCGGTGCAGTTGCAAATTGCACATGCGCACCATGACATAACTGCATGCCAGACG TTCTATACCCCAGTCATTCTTGATCATGGATGGGCAGCATATATGTGGGACATGATCAGGAAGGAGATTCACATTCTTGATCCGTTGTGTGCTCAGCCTGTGGGAGCAGAAAAGCGGCATGCGACGCACCAGGAGGCTGTGTCTCAGATACATGAAGCATTGTTCAGTTGTCTCAATGAGTTCTTTGCAAGATGGCATTGTACATCAGATAGATGGAAGCGCAAGTCCCCAAAGATAACACGTGAGGTTTTCACAAG GGATGAGTCTGGAATGTGCATGTTGCATGCAATTAGGCACTATGATGGGGAAAAGATGACGTGGCCACTGACGAAG GAAAAATTATCTTGA
- the LOC109736994 gene encoding uncharacterized protein isoform X6 produces the protein MKQRTPELVVPATTTRADSLGDARSAYHSLGPRDFANHLRRSCHGDPVLEELSLMLKQQNAKCTLSMSLLRSRMQADMLSFADRIVSLVRDRCRCCEKRGRSKCISLNWSDKSSEDAQGIEQKALWTVARRLEMSDEEDLKMGSPEHLDAAPVYDNPVVDNQVMEERNPTLDIIGLYAQVIVDTVRSLYDTAEEEPNVVYFGNMEATLPKRKYAMSASFARSPWLSGCLPQPPPISLVNKFSTWISRDNDSDLDSLWFEHKFPRMLRVNAVCVKQQFFGAHPLDHEVAVLALRRFNQLDVEAQAVSKYLLWREVLEPDFSTHALAGEKVAHIKAVQLQIAHAHHDITACQTFYTPVILDHGWAAYMWDMIRKEIHILDPLCAQPVGAEKRHATHQEAVSQIHEALFSCLNEFFARWHCTSDRWKRKSPKITREVFTRDESGMCMLHAIRHYDGEKMTWPLTKEKLS, from the exons ATGAAACAGCGGACTCCGGAATTGGTTGTACCTGCAACAACGACACGAGCAGACTCACTAGGTGATGCGAGGTCGGCGTATCATTCTCTTGGTCCGAGGGATTTTGCAAATCATCTTCGACGGTCTTGCCACGGTGATCCG GTTCTCGAGGAGCTGAGCCTGATGCTGAAACAACAGAATGCAAAGTGCACGCTGAGCATGTCGCTGCTGCGGAGTAGGATGCAGGCCGACATGCTTAGTTTTGCTGATAGAATTGTATCACTTGTTCGGGATCGATGCAGATGTTGTGAGAAGCGCGGCAGGTCAAAGTGTATTTCTTTGAATTGGTCTGACAAGTCATCCGAAG ATGCGCAGGGTATAGAGCAGAAGGCGTTATGGACGGTTGCTCGTCGTCTCGAGATGTCTGATGAGGAAG ATCTGAAGATGGGCTCACCAGAGCACCTAGACGCGGCACCTGTGTATGATAATCCAGTGGTTGACAACCAAGTCATGGAAGAAAGGAACCCAACACTAGATATAATTGGACTTTATGCGCAGGTAATTGTTGATACGGTTCGTAGTCTGTATGACACTGCTGAAGAAGAGCCGAATGTAGTCTACTTTGGGAATATGGAAGCCACGTTGCCCAAAAGGAAGTATGCGATGTCTGCAAGTTTTGCACGCAGCCCATGGCTAAGTGGGTGTCTACCACAGCCTCCGCCAATCTCTTTGGTGAACAAGTTTAGCACGTGGATTTCCAGGGACAATGATTCTGACCTCGACAG TCTCTGGTTTGAGCACAAATTCCCGCGGATGCTACGTGTAAATGCCGTATGTGTGAAGCAGCAATTTTTCGGGGCTCATCCACTTGACCACGAGGTAGCTGTGCTTGCACTAAGGAGGTTTAATCAGCTTGATGTCGAAGCCCAAGCTGTGTCCAAGTATCTTTTGTGGAGGGAAGTTCTTGAACCGGATTTCTCG ACACATGCTCTTGCCGGGGAAAAGGTTGCACATATCAAGGCGGTGCAGTTGCAAATTGCACATGCGCACCATGACATAACTGCATGCCAGACG TTCTATACCCCAGTCATTCTTGATCATGGATGGGCAGCATATATGTGGGACATGATCAGGAAGGAGATTCACATTCTTGATCCGTTGTGTGCTCAGCCTGTGGGAGCAGAAAAGCGGCATGCGACGCACCAGGAGGCTGTGTCTCAGATACATGAAGCATTGTTCAGTTGTCTCAATGAGTTCTTTGCAAGATGGCATTGTACATCAGATAGATGGAAGCGCAAGTCCCCAAAGATAACACGTGAGGTTTTCACAAG GGATGAGTCTGGAATGTGCATGTTGCATGCAATTAGGCACTATGATGGGGAAAAGATGACGTGGCCACTGACGAAG GAAAAATTATCTTGA
- the LOC109736994 gene encoding uncharacterized protein isoform X5, giving the protein MKQRTPELVVPATTTRADSLGDARSAYHSLGPRDFANHLRRSCHGDPVLEELSLMLKQQNAKCTLSMSLLRSRMQADMLSFADRIVSLVRDRCRCCEKRGRSKCISLNWSDKSSEDAQGIEQKALWTVARRLEMSDEEDLKMGSPEHLDAAPVYDNPVVDNQVMEERNPTLDIIGLYAQVIVDTVRSLYDTAEEEPNVVYFGNMEATLPKRKYAMSASFARSPWLSGCLPQPPPISLVNKFSTWISRDNDSDLDSLWFEHKFPRMLRVNAVCVKQQFFGAHPLDHEVAVLALRRFNQLDVEAQAVSKYLLWREVLEPDFSTHALAGEKVAHIKAVQLQIAHAHHDITACQTFYTPVILDHGWAAYMWDMIRKEIHILDPLCAQPVGAEKRHATHQEAVSQIHEALFSCLNEFFARWHCTSDRWKRKSPKITREVFTRDESGMCMLHAIRHYDGEKMTWPLTKRNLDTFRQTTVFEEKLS; this is encoded by the exons ATGAAACAGCGGACTCCGGAATTGGTTGTACCTGCAACAACGACACGAGCAGACTCACTAGGTGATGCGAGGTCGGCGTATCATTCTCTTGGTCCGAGGGATTTTGCAAATCATCTTCGACGGTCTTGCCACGGTGATCCG GTTCTCGAGGAGCTGAGCCTGATGCTGAAACAACAGAATGCAAAGTGCACGCTGAGCATGTCGCTGCTGCGGAGTAGGATGCAGGCCGACATGCTTAGTTTTGCTGATAGAATTGTATCACTTGTTCGGGATCGATGCAGATGTTGTGAGAAGCGCGGCAGGTCAAAGTGTATTTCTTTGAATTGGTCTGACAAGTCATCCGAAG ATGCGCAGGGTATAGAGCAGAAGGCGTTATGGACGGTTGCTCGTCGTCTCGAGATGTCTGATGAGGAAG ATCTGAAGATGGGCTCACCAGAGCACCTAGACGCGGCACCTGTGTATGATAATCCAGTGGTTGACAACCAAGTCATGGAAGAAAGGAACCCAACACTAGATATAATTGGACTTTATGCGCAGGTAATTGTTGATACGGTTCGTAGTCTGTATGACACTGCTGAAGAAGAGCCGAATGTAGTCTACTTTGGGAATATGGAAGCCACGTTGCCCAAAAGGAAGTATGCGATGTCTGCAAGTTTTGCACGCAGCCCATGGCTAAGTGGGTGTCTACCACAGCCTCCGCCAATCTCTTTGGTGAACAAGTTTAGCACGTGGATTTCCAGGGACAATGATTCTGACCTCGACAG TCTCTGGTTTGAGCACAAATTCCCGCGGATGCTACGTGTAAATGCCGTATGTGTGAAGCAGCAATTTTTCGGGGCTCATCCACTTGACCACGAGGTAGCTGTGCTTGCACTAAGGAGGTTTAATCAGCTTGATGTCGAAGCCCAAGCTGTGTCCAAGTATCTTTTGTGGAGGGAAGTTCTTGAACCGGATTTCTCG ACACATGCTCTTGCCGGGGAAAAGGTTGCACATATCAAGGCGGTGCAGTTGCAAATTGCACATGCGCACCATGACATAACTGCATGCCAGACG TTCTATACCCCAGTCATTCTTGATCATGGATGGGCAGCATATATGTGGGACATGATCAGGAAGGAGATTCACATTCTTGATCCGTTGTGTGCTCAGCCTGTGGGAGCAGAAAAGCGGCATGCGACGCACCAGGAGGCTGTGTCTCAGATACATGAAGCATTGTTCAGTTGTCTCAATGAGTTCTTTGCAAGATGGCATTGTACATCAGATAGATGGAAGCGCAAGTCCCCAAAGATAACACGTGAGGTTTTCACAAG GGATGAGTCTGGAATGTGCATGTTGCATGCAATTAGGCACTATGATGGGGAAAAGATGACGTGGCCACTGACGAAG AGGAATTTGGATACTTTCCGACAAACAACTGTTTTCGAG GAAAAATTATCTTGA
- the LOC109736994 gene encoding uncharacterized protein isoform X4 — protein sequence MKQRTPELVVPATTTRADSLGDARSAYHSLGPRDFANHLRRSCHGDPVLEELSLMLKQQNAKCTLSMSLLRSRMQADMLSFADRIVSLVRDRCRCCEKRGRSKCISLNWSDKSSEDAQGIEQKALWTVARRLEMSDEEDLKMGSPEHLDAAPVYDNPVVDNQVMEERNPTLDIIGLYAQVIVDTVRSLYDTAEEEPNVVYFGNMEATLPKRKYAMSASFARSPWLSGCLPQPPPISLVNKFSTWISRDNDSDLDSLWFEHKFPRMLRVNAVCVKQQFFGAHPLDHEVAVLALRRFNQLDVEAQAVSKYLLWREVLEPDFSTHALAGEKVAHIKAVQLQIAHAHHDITACQTFYTPVILDHGWAAYMWDMIRKEIHILDPLCAQPVGAEKRHATHQEAVSQIHEALFSCLNEFFARWHCTSDRWKRKSPKITREVFTRDESGMCMLHAIRHYDGEKMTWPLTKRNLDTFRQTTVFEVFRLQDEQGNFVADHVLRAALEEDEE from the exons ATGAAACAGCGGACTCCGGAATTGGTTGTACCTGCAACAACGACACGAGCAGACTCACTAGGTGATGCGAGGTCGGCGTATCATTCTCTTGGTCCGAGGGATTTTGCAAATCATCTTCGACGGTCTTGCCACGGTGATCCG GTTCTCGAGGAGCTGAGCCTGATGCTGAAACAACAGAATGCAAAGTGCACGCTGAGCATGTCGCTGCTGCGGAGTAGGATGCAGGCCGACATGCTTAGTTTTGCTGATAGAATTGTATCACTTGTTCGGGATCGATGCAGATGTTGTGAGAAGCGCGGCAGGTCAAAGTGTATTTCTTTGAATTGGTCTGACAAGTCATCCGAAG ATGCGCAGGGTATAGAGCAGAAGGCGTTATGGACGGTTGCTCGTCGTCTCGAGATGTCTGATGAGGAAG ATCTGAAGATGGGCTCACCAGAGCACCTAGACGCGGCACCTGTGTATGATAATCCAGTGGTTGACAACCAAGTCATGGAAGAAAGGAACCCAACACTAGATATAATTGGACTTTATGCGCAGGTAATTGTTGATACGGTTCGTAGTCTGTATGACACTGCTGAAGAAGAGCCGAATGTAGTCTACTTTGGGAATATGGAAGCCACGTTGCCCAAAAGGAAGTATGCGATGTCTGCAAGTTTTGCACGCAGCCCATGGCTAAGTGGGTGTCTACCACAGCCTCCGCCAATCTCTTTGGTGAACAAGTTTAGCACGTGGATTTCCAGGGACAATGATTCTGACCTCGACAG TCTCTGGTTTGAGCACAAATTCCCGCGGATGCTACGTGTAAATGCCGTATGTGTGAAGCAGCAATTTTTCGGGGCTCATCCACTTGACCACGAGGTAGCTGTGCTTGCACTAAGGAGGTTTAATCAGCTTGATGTCGAAGCCCAAGCTGTGTCCAAGTATCTTTTGTGGAGGGAAGTTCTTGAACCGGATTTCTCG ACACATGCTCTTGCCGGGGAAAAGGTTGCACATATCAAGGCGGTGCAGTTGCAAATTGCACATGCGCACCATGACATAACTGCATGCCAGACG TTCTATACCCCAGTCATTCTTGATCATGGATGGGCAGCATATATGTGGGACATGATCAGGAAGGAGATTCACATTCTTGATCCGTTGTGTGCTCAGCCTGTGGGAGCAGAAAAGCGGCATGCGACGCACCAGGAGGCTGTGTCTCAGATACATGAAGCATTGTTCAGTTGTCTCAATGAGTTCTTTGCAAGATGGCATTGTACATCAGATAGATGGAAGCGCAAGTCCCCAAAGATAACACGTGAGGTTTTCACAAG GGATGAGTCTGGAATGTGCATGTTGCATGCAATTAGGCACTATGATGGGGAAAAGATGACGTGGCCACTGACGAAG AGGAATTTGGATACTTTCCGACAAACAACTGTTTTCGAGGTATTTCGTCTGCAGGATGAGCAAGGGAATTTTGTTGCTGATCATGTCTTACGGGCTGctcttgaagaagatgaggaatGA
- the LOC109736994 gene encoding uncharacterized protein isoform X1: protein MEKDCFQIAFVIFVMGYLIAPCTKYDSMTIDFWGALANPELIAQFNWCEYGIQKLLAAVSKVQSDYQSKAATVHLFACHFFFQLRPADQVCYTRPDVRSQGFIDADVTSASGRYPNVEVSVRMKQRTPELVVPATTTRADSLGDARSAYHSLGPRDFANHLRRSCHGDPVLEELSLMLKQQNAKCTLSMSLLRSRMQADMLSFADRIVSLVRDRCRCCEKRGRSKCISLNWSDKSSEDAQGIEQKALWTVARRLEMSDEEDLKMGSPEHLDAAPVYDNPVVDNQVMEERNPTLDIIGLYAQVIVDTVRSLYDTAEEEPNVVYFGNMEATLPKRKYAMSASFARSPWLSGCLPQPPPISLVNKFSTWISRDNDSDLDSLWFEHKFPRMLRVNAVCVKQQFFGAHPLDHEVAVLALRRFNQLDVEAQAVSKYLLWREVLEPDFSTHALAGEKVAHIKAVQLQIAHAHHDITACQTFYTPVILDHGWAAYMWDMIRKEIHILDPLCAQPVGAEKRHATHQEAVSQIHEALFSCLNEFFARWHCTSDRWKRKSPKITREVFTRDESGMCMLHAIRHYDGEKMTWPLTKRNLDTFRQTTVFEVFRLQDEQGNFVADHVLRAALEEDEE, encoded by the exons ATGGAGAAGGATTGCTTTCAGATTGCATTTGTAATTTTTGTGATGGGTTACCTGATAGCACCGTGCACGAAGTATGACTCAATGACAATTGATTTCTGGGGTGCTCTAGCTAACCCGGAGTTGATTGCACAATTCAATTGGTGTGAGTATGGTATCCAGAAGCTTCTGGCAGCTGTATCGAAGGTGCAGAGTGATTATCAAAGCAAAGCAGCCACGGTCCATCTGTTTGCCTGCCACTTCTTCTTCCAG TTGCGCCCGGCGGACCAAGTTTGCTATACGCGGCCGGATGTGAGGAGCCAAGGCTTCATTGATGCCGATGTAACGTCAGCCTCAGGGAGATACCCAAATGTTGAGGTGTCTGTCAGGATGAAACAGCGGACTCCGGAATTGGTTGTACCTGCAACAACGACACGAGCAGACTCACTAGGTGATGCGAGGTCGGCGTATCATTCTCTTGGTCCGAGGGATTTTGCAAATCATCTTCGACGGTCTTGCCACGGTGATCCG GTTCTCGAGGAGCTGAGCCTGATGCTGAAACAACAGAATGCAAAGTGCACGCTGAGCATGTCGCTGCTGCGGAGTAGGATGCAGGCCGACATGCTTAGTTTTGCTGATAGAATTGTATCACTTGTTCGGGATCGATGCAGATGTTGTGAGAAGCGCGGCAGGTCAAAGTGTATTTCTTTGAATTGGTCTGACAAGTCATCCGAAG ATGCGCAGGGTATAGAGCAGAAGGCGTTATGGACGGTTGCTCGTCGTCTCGAGATGTCTGATGAGGAAG ATCTGAAGATGGGCTCACCAGAGCACCTAGACGCGGCACCTGTGTATGATAATCCAGTGGTTGACAACCAAGTCATGGAAGAAAGGAACCCAACACTAGATATAATTGGACTTTATGCGCAGGTAATTGTTGATACGGTTCGTAGTCTGTATGACACTGCTGAAGAAGAGCCGAATGTAGTCTACTTTGGGAATATGGAAGCCACGTTGCCCAAAAGGAAGTATGCGATGTCTGCAAGTTTTGCACGCAGCCCATGGCTAAGTGGGTGTCTACCACAGCCTCCGCCAATCTCTTTGGTGAACAAGTTTAGCACGTGGATTTCCAGGGACAATGATTCTGACCTCGACAG TCTCTGGTTTGAGCACAAATTCCCGCGGATGCTACGTGTAAATGCCGTATGTGTGAAGCAGCAATTTTTCGGGGCTCATCCACTTGACCACGAGGTAGCTGTGCTTGCACTAAGGAGGTTTAATCAGCTTGATGTCGAAGCCCAAGCTGTGTCCAAGTATCTTTTGTGGAGGGAAGTTCTTGAACCGGATTTCTCG ACACATGCTCTTGCCGGGGAAAAGGTTGCACATATCAAGGCGGTGCAGTTGCAAATTGCACATGCGCACCATGACATAACTGCATGCCAGACG TTCTATACCCCAGTCATTCTTGATCATGGATGGGCAGCATATATGTGGGACATGATCAGGAAGGAGATTCACATTCTTGATCCGTTGTGTGCTCAGCCTGTGGGAGCAGAAAAGCGGCATGCGACGCACCAGGAGGCTGTGTCTCAGATACATGAAGCATTGTTCAGTTGTCTCAATGAGTTCTTTGCAAGATGGCATTGTACATCAGATAGATGGAAGCGCAAGTCCCCAAAGATAACACGTGAGGTTTTCACAAG GGATGAGTCTGGAATGTGCATGTTGCATGCAATTAGGCACTATGATGGGGAAAAGATGACGTGGCCACTGACGAAG AGGAATTTGGATACTTTCCGACAAACAACTGTTTTCGAGGTATTTCGTCTGCAGGATGAGCAAGGGAATTTTGTTGCTGATCATGTCTTACGGGCTGctcttgaagaagatgaggaatGA